From a region of the Georgenia yuyongxinii genome:
- a CDS encoding biotin/lipoyl-containing protein, whose protein sequence is MTEVPFPPLSEAKPDTEGVLATWYVADGDQVVEGQLLAEVQVDKVDAEVAAPAAGTVHLLVGEDESVLQGAPIARIDRGV, encoded by the coding sequence ATGACGGAGGTGCCGTTCCCACCGCTCAGCGAGGCCAAGCCCGACACCGAGGGTGTCCTCGCCACCTGGTACGTGGCGGACGGTGATCAGGTCGTCGAGGGCCAGCTCCTCGCCGAGGTCCAGGTCGACAAGGTCGACGCGGAGGTCGCCGCACCCGCGGCAGGGACGGTCCATCTCCTCGTCGGTGAGGACGAGTCCGTGCTCCAGGGTGCGCCGATCGCCCGCATCGACCGAGGGGTCTGA
- a CDS encoding alpha-ketoacid dehydrogenase subunit beta: MTLTDTTTAKATSRRLNTSKAMIEAIAQEMEADPSVVYLGEDVGPYGGIFSSTTGLQERFGKDRVIDTPISETAFIGLGIGAATEGMRPIVELMFADFMGVCLDQIYNHMAKINYFSGGNVKVPMVLTTAVGGGYSDGGQHSQTLWGTFGHLPGMKVVVPATPADAKGLMTSAIRDDSPVVYMFHKGVMGLPWMAKNRRSVDVVPEGEYVVPIGKARTAKEGSDVTVVTLSLSVHHALDVAEKLDAEGISAEVVDLRSVVPLDRQAILESVGKTGRLVVVDEDYLSYGLSAEVSATITDEDPTLLKAPVQRVAVPDVPIPYAHDLEYAVLPRPERIEAAIRKVLG; this comes from the coding sequence ATGACCCTCACCGACACCACCACGGCCAAGGCCACCAGCCGCAGGCTCAACACGTCCAAGGCCATGATCGAGGCCATCGCTCAGGAGATGGAGGCGGATCCGTCCGTCGTCTACCTCGGGGAGGACGTCGGCCCCTACGGCGGCATCTTCTCCTCGACCACCGGCCTGCAGGAGCGGTTCGGCAAGGACCGGGTCATCGACACGCCCATCTCCGAGACGGCGTTCATCGGGCTGGGCATCGGTGCCGCGACCGAGGGCATGCGGCCGATCGTGGAGCTGATGTTCGCCGACTTCATGGGCGTCTGCCTGGACCAGATCTACAACCACATGGCGAAGATCAACTACTTCTCCGGGGGCAACGTCAAAGTTCCCATGGTGCTGACGACGGCCGTCGGGGGCGGCTACTCCGACGGCGGCCAGCATTCCCAGACGCTGTGGGGCACGTTCGGGCACCTGCCCGGGATGAAGGTCGTCGTCCCAGCCACCCCTGCCGACGCGAAGGGCCTGATGACCTCGGCGATCCGGGACGACTCCCCGGTGGTCTACATGTTCCACAAGGGCGTCATGGGCCTGCCGTGGATGGCGAAGAACCGCCGGTCCGTGGACGTCGTCCCCGAAGGTGAGTACGTCGTCCCCATCGGCAAGGCCCGCACCGCGAAGGAAGGCAGCGACGTCACGGTCGTGACTTTGTCGTTGTCGGTCCACCACGCCCTCGACGTCGCCGAGAAGCTCGACGCCGAGGGCATCAGCGCGGAGGTGGTCGACCTGCGCTCGGTCGTCCCGCTCGACCGGCAGGCGATCCTCGAGTCGGTGGGCAAGACCGGCCGGCTCGTCGTCGTCGACGAGGACTACCTGTCGTACGGGCTGTCCGCGGAGGTGTCCGCGACGATCACCGACGAGGACCCGACGCTGCTCAAGGCGCCGGTCCAGCGTGTGGCGGTGCCGGACGTGCCGATCCCGTACGCCCACGACCTCGAGTATGCGGTCCTGCCCAGGCCGGAACGTATCGAGGCGGCGATCCGGAAGGTCCTCGGATGA